The following proteins are co-located in the Acidicapsa acidisoli genome:
- a CDS encoding carboxypeptidase-like regulatory domain-containing protein — translation MKHIGSKNRVVALACALLFAILFSGTAWAQIDAGGITGTVKDSSGAVVANANITLKNDLTAITAVTTSNASGDYAFNGLNLGTYTITAAATGFETRVVRGVEVHVQQTATIDLQLATGSVQQEVTVSAAAPLLQAEDGSVGQTISGQALNDMPLENRNWGSLGQLAAGVATAPIGQNGGTPENAFYSVDGVQLYQNDFRLDGINNNIEFFGGSSVGTDATVTPPPDAVQEFKLQNGDNSAEFGHSTGGVINAVIRSGTNQLHGNLWEYIRNNDFDANDYFDAQKHNAIPEYRQNVFGGTVGGPVLLPKLYNGKDKTFFFFDYQGTRIVTPSQAISTVPTPNMVNSGFTNLQDLITYNGGTTTDGLGRVIPHGTVLDPATTRMVGAGQVDPITGLQNSSSSAVYVRDPFFTGSVGGITNFTGMTSKLNMLPAGRLDPNAVKLLSQYPLPNGSGLANNYLNNPKETFTINAYDLRIDHTFGAKDSLFAVFDESYYSEFAPGALPGQNDQNDSFPSYEVATGYTHTFSPTLVNEFHFGFGHSEKNQILSDANTPGIPAQYGIQGIPQVTNNGGLSTLNIDGLSQLGPTDDRPTVQTVWDAEYSDNVTKQFHNHTFKFGAQLDDLEGNIEQPPAPRGLFTYSGQFTDVPNKNEQLNGIADLLLSPTNSTVGGVNQVGGLASFEGSNFAGVQYHRWYSGIYFQDNWRVTQALTVNLGLRWDYFTPYAEVNGRQANFIANGGNGSTGTYYMSNKGCQVARSSTFNALLAASNINLDCVSSLTLGHAQPTNFAPRIGFAYKITPTLVVRGGYGISYGALGNLGFGGTLGTNYPFIYAITQNAPSSQAPLQLSNGQTATMENTFSTINLSDPTQVNGYGINLYGRQYSYQTPAVQTYNLTTQTQFTNHDSFQIGYVGTVGRHLDNLGADNSPSQILPVGTNIQQLPTQSNNYQSFLPFPEFAPNAIYESTNGDSSYNSMQATYEHEESWGLRMLANYTYSRCYSDQRTQGTATSAYRAQWLPGFGIKGDYGLCDTDATNVIHASGTYALPVGHNKQFLGNANRAVDTVLGGWTVNTIYTYQSGNPLTVGCATATTSDFGCFAPVVPGQNLYAGPHNQQQWLNPAAFSQPAAATQIGQSNYSVLGGAPQQVRGPGWYNLDSSIFKNFAFGDVARLQFRAEAFNAFNHPEFAQPGNLNYTNPVAFSEITALRNGPRLLQFALKLDF, via the coding sequence ATGAAACACATCGGCTCTAAGAACCGAGTTGTCGCGTTGGCTTGCGCGCTGCTCTTCGCAATCCTTTTCTCAGGCACGGCCTGGGCGCAAATTGACGCAGGCGGCATCACCGGCACCGTTAAGGATTCATCCGGCGCGGTTGTCGCCAATGCCAATATCACGCTCAAGAACGATCTCACCGCCATCACCGCCGTCACCACCTCCAACGCGAGCGGCGACTATGCGTTCAACGGGCTGAATCTGGGCACCTACACCATCACCGCTGCTGCGACTGGATTTGAAACCCGCGTGGTCCGCGGAGTCGAGGTGCATGTCCAGCAGACCGCGACCATCGATCTCCAGCTCGCTACCGGCAGCGTGCAGCAGGAAGTCACTGTCTCCGCCGCGGCTCCTCTCCTACAGGCGGAAGACGGCTCTGTCGGACAGACGATTAGCGGCCAGGCGCTCAACGATATGCCGTTGGAAAACCGCAACTGGGGCTCTCTGGGACAGCTTGCCGCGGGCGTCGCAACTGCTCCGATCGGGCAGAACGGTGGCACACCGGAAAACGCCTTCTACTCGGTGGATGGCGTGCAGCTCTATCAGAATGACTTTCGCCTAGATGGCATCAACAACAACATCGAATTTTTTGGAGGCAGCTCGGTCGGTACCGACGCCACCGTCACTCCTCCCCCGGATGCCGTTCAGGAATTCAAATTGCAGAACGGGGATAATAGCGCCGAATTCGGTCACTCCACAGGCGGCGTGATCAATGCCGTCATACGTTCCGGAACGAATCAACTTCACGGAAATCTCTGGGAATACATCCGCAACAATGACTTCGACGCCAACGATTATTTCGATGCCCAGAAGCACAACGCAATCCCCGAGTACCGCCAGAATGTGTTCGGCGGAACGGTGGGCGGGCCAGTCCTCCTTCCCAAGCTCTACAACGGCAAAGACAAGACCTTCTTCTTCTTCGATTACCAGGGAACACGAATTGTCACACCTTCTCAAGCGATCAGCACGGTTCCCACTCCCAACATGGTCAATAGCGGTTTCACCAATTTGCAGGATCTGATCACGTATAACGGCGGCACAACGACCGACGGTCTGGGTCGCGTGATTCCGCATGGCACCGTTCTCGATCCCGCAACCACCCGTATGGTGGGAGCTGGACAAGTGGATCCGATCACCGGTCTGCAGAATTCATCGTCCAGCGCAGTCTATGTCCGTGACCCGTTCTTTACCGGAAGTGTAGGCGGAATCACGAACTTCACCGGCATGACCTCGAAGCTGAACATGCTGCCGGCCGGGCGCCTGGACCCCAACGCGGTGAAGCTGCTTAGCCAATATCCATTGCCCAATGGGTCAGGACTTGCAAACAACTACCTCAACAATCCCAAGGAAACCTTCACCATCAATGCATACGATCTTCGGATCGACCACACCTTTGGCGCCAAGGACTCACTCTTCGCCGTCTTCGACGAAAGCTATTACAGCGAATTTGCGCCCGGTGCCTTGCCCGGACAGAACGACCAGAACGACAGCTTCCCGTCTTACGAAGTAGCAACCGGCTATACCCACACGTTTAGCCCGACCCTGGTCAATGAATTTCACTTCGGTTTCGGACACAGCGAAAAGAATCAGATCTTGTCCGACGCAAACACCCCCGGTATTCCTGCGCAGTACGGCATTCAGGGCATTCCACAAGTTACAAATAATGGCGGCCTTTCCACGCTGAACATCGATGGGCTGAGCCAGCTTGGACCAACCGATGACCGGCCGACCGTCCAAACCGTATGGGATGCGGAATACTCGGACAACGTGACCAAGCAATTTCACAATCACACCTTCAAGTTCGGCGCTCAGCTAGACGATTTGGAAGGCAACATCGAGCAGCCTCCCGCGCCCAGAGGCCTCTTTACCTACAGCGGACAATTCACGGACGTTCCCAACAAGAATGAACAGCTGAATGGCATTGCCGATCTTCTGTTGAGCCCAACGAATTCTACTGTTGGCGGCGTCAATCAAGTCGGTGGACTCGCCAGCTTTGAAGGCTCCAACTTTGCTGGAGTTCAATATCATCGCTGGTACTCGGGAATTTACTTCCAGGATAACTGGAGAGTCACGCAGGCTCTTACCGTGAATCTGGGACTCCGCTGGGATTACTTCACACCGTATGCGGAAGTCAACGGACGTCAGGCTAATTTCATCGCCAACGGCGGCAACGGCTCGACGGGTACGTACTACATGTCGAACAAGGGATGCCAGGTCGCGCGGTCGTCCACCTTTAACGCCCTTCTGGCTGCAAGCAACATCAATCTCGATTGCGTCTCCAGCCTGACTCTGGGCCACGCTCAACCCACCAATTTCGCCCCCAGAATAGGATTTGCCTATAAGATCACGCCAACCCTCGTAGTTCGCGGCGGTTATGGCATCTCCTATGGCGCTCTGGGCAATCTCGGTTTTGGTGGAACCCTCGGCACCAACTATCCCTTCATTTACGCGATCACTCAGAACGCGCCTAGCTCGCAGGCTCCTCTGCAGCTCTCCAATGGTCAGACAGCGACCATGGAGAACACCTTCTCAACCATCAATCTTTCTGACCCGACGCAGGTCAATGGCTACGGCATTAACCTGTATGGGCGCCAGTACAGCTATCAGACGCCTGCTGTTCAGACTTACAACCTGACCACGCAAACGCAGTTCACTAATCACGATTCGTTCCAGATTGGATATGTCGGCACGGTTGGCCGTCACCTGGATAATCTCGGTGCAGACAATTCTCCCTCCCAGATCCTGCCGGTAGGCACCAACATCCAGCAGCTGCCGACACAGAGCAACAACTATCAGAGCTTCCTTCCCTTTCCGGAGTTCGCGCCCAATGCGATCTACGAGTCGACGAATGGAGACAGCTCATACAACTCCATGCAGGCAACCTATGAGCACGAGGAGAGCTGGGGCCTGCGTATGTTAGCTAACTACACCTACAGCCGGTGCTACAGCGATCAAAGAACACAGGGCACTGCAACATCGGCTTATCGTGCGCAATGGCTGCCTGGCTTCGGAATCAAGGGAGATTACGGTCTCTGCGATACGGACGCCACGAACGTCATCCACGCGTCTGGAACTTATGCTCTGCCGGTTGGCCATAACAAGCAATTCCTAGGAAACGCAAACCGCGCAGTCGATACAGTTCTCGGCGGATGGACGGTCAACACTATCTACACCTACCAGAGCGGAAACCCGCTGACGGTTGGTTGCGCCACTGCGACTACCTCGGACTTTGGCTGCTTCGCTCCTGTAGTTCCAGGGCAGAATCTCTATGCCGGTCCTCACAACCAACAGCAATGGCTAAATCCCGCCGCATTTTCCCAGCCGGCCGCGGCCACTCAGATTGGACAATCGAACTACTCCGTTCTTGGTGGCGCTCCACAGCAGGTGCGCGGACCAGGATGGTACAACCTGGATTCCTCGATCTTCAAGAACTTCGCATTTGGAGATGTAGCCCGTCTGCAGTTCCGGGCCGAGGCGTTCAATGCCTTCAACCATCCAGAGTTCGCACAGCCGGGTAACTTGAATTACACCAATCCGGTTGCCTTCAGTGAAATCACCGCATTGCGGAATGGTCCGCGACTGTTGCAATTTGCACTCAAGCTGGATTTCTAA
- the efp gene encoding elongation factor P: MAALLDAINVKRKMYFEFEGAPYYCLESEISTPTARGGQTLVRLKMRNLLTRAVFDKTFKAGDKFKEPDLQMVEVSYLYSDADGSYFLDQESFDTLTLNVDMVGDALDFLLEGTILQIHKFNGNPIGLQLPQQVELAVTYTEPGVRGDTASGAVTKPAKLETGIEIRVPFFIKQDEKIKVYTETREFAGRA, encoded by the coding sequence ATGGCTGCACTGTTAGACGCGATCAACGTCAAGCGCAAGATGTATTTCGAGTTCGAAGGTGCTCCGTATTACTGCCTCGAATCCGAAATTTCGACCCCTACGGCAAGAGGTGGCCAGACCCTGGTTCGGCTGAAGATGCGCAACCTGCTCACGCGTGCGGTCTTCGACAAGACCTTCAAGGCCGGGGACAAGTTCAAGGAGCCTGATCTGCAGATGGTCGAGGTCTCGTACCTGTACAGCGATGCGGATGGCTCGTACTTTCTGGACCAGGAGAGCTTTGACACGCTTACGCTCAACGTCGACATGGTCGGTGATGCCCTGGACTTTCTGCTGGAAGGCACGATCCTTCAGATTCATAAGTTCAATGGCAACCCGATCGGACTGCAACTGCCCCAGCAGGTGGAATTGGCGGTTACGTATACGGAACCGGGTGTTCGCGGAGATACGGCCAGCGGCGCGGTTACCAAGCCGGCCAAGCTGGAAACAGGCATCGAAATTCGCGTCCCTTTTTTCATCAAGCAGGATGAAAAGATCAAGGTGTATACGGAGACGCGGGAGTTCGCCGGCCGGGCCTGA